From Desulfurellaceae bacterium:
AAGCTGAGCGCCACCATCTCGCCGTGTGTGGGGTTCAGCCGGTCGGTGATTGTGTTCCAGGCCAGCTCCAGGATTGGCCCGGCCAGCAGCCCCTCGCGCTCGATGCCGCCGATGCCGCGAATCGTTGACGCCGAGATGTTGTTCAGCCGGGCAAACTCCAGCCGGTAGCCGGCAGCCCCGGACAGGCTGGACGAGAAGCGGTGCTCGAGCCGCGACCGGAAACGGGTGTAGTTGAGCAGAAAGGTTTCTTCGTCCTCCTGGCCCTGGCTGAGATCGAAAATCAGCCGCGAGCGCCTGGTCAGGAAGTGGGGCTGGACGAGTTCGACGCCCAGGGAGCGGGTGATGGACGAGAATTTCAGCAGCGCCGACAGGCGTCGTCCGCCGCCCAACCAGTTCCGGTGCTGCCATTCGACCTGGCCGCGGAACTCATCCTCGGTGCCATAGCCCAGACCGAGCCTGAAATCCCGGGGCGGGCCTTCCTTGACCCGCAGCCGCAGCGGGACGACTTGGGGCCGCCCGTTGGACACAGAGGAAACGTGGCGTCCTGTGACAGGCTGGCTGGTGACACGTTTCTGTACCGGGGCGAGCTGAACGGAGTCAAACAGGCCCAGGTCGAGAAGGTTCTTACGGGTCGCGTTGAGGGACTGGACGGAGAACGGCTGGCCGGCCAGATAGGTGAATTCGCGCTTCAGGAGCTGGGGGGCAAGGGCGTCCAGGCCCTCAATCCGGGTCTGACCGAACACGGTCGGCGGGCCGGGGGTGACACGGTAGCGCAGGTCGGCGCTGCGCTGGTCGAGGATCAGTGCGGCCGTGCGCTCGACCTCGGTCCAGCCATAGCCGCGGTCCAGAAAGAATGCCGTGAGCCGGGCTTCGGCCGCCCGGTAGGCGTCCTCGGTAAAAATATCGCCTGGCTTGACCGGCAGCTCGGGCATGTCAGAGGACGGTGTGGGTTGGTCCTGCGGCTGTCCGTCGAGCTGAATATCCACCTCTCCGACCCGAATCGGCTGCCCCTCGTCGATACGGATACGGATGCTGAGCAGGCTGCCCGTGCCACGGTCCCAGGCGCGCTTGTCCTGGCGAGTCAGCTCATAGTCCAGCCGGGTGTTGTAGTAGCCGCGGGACCGATACAAGCGGAGCAGGCGTTTCAAATCCAGGCCGAAAGCGATCGGATCGAAGGCTGGATGGGTGCGCCACGGCGTATACCAGGGCCGAGGCCGGGTGGTCAGGGCTGCCCGCAGCTCGGCCTCGCTGAGCTGGGTGTTGTCGGAGAAGTGCAGGGCACCCAGCCGCCATTCCTGGGCGGGGTCGAGGGCGTCGAGGGTGAGGGCCAAAACTGGGGAGCAGACTGGGGAGCAGAGGCCGCCGACCAGCACCATAACAAGGCAGACCAGCCACTGTCGTCTCGGCGCTGAGCGCCCTCTTCGTAGATGCGTATGCACGGCCAGCGGCCTTCATATACCCCGGACGGGTACTTGTGAAGCGTATCCGATGGGAGAGGGCAGGGGAACGCCCCGTGGTCGGGCTGAAGGCTGAGATACGCAAGACGGGAAGTGAGCTGCCCAGGTCCGGCTCGCTATTGAGGCGACACGCCCAGCCCGCCGGTACAGTTGAAAGCGGCAGGGCTCAGATAGGAGACAGTCAAAGGCTTCCCCCCGGGAGAACCCGACGGGCGTCGGCTTGCTCAGGCGGAACGGTTGTGTCGGCGCGCTGGCGTGTCGCTGCTCAGGGCCAAGGACCGCAGGCTCACGCCGTCAAGACTGGCCCGGATAGCCTGCTCCCGTTGCCCCAGGAGCTGCGTCAGCCAATCTTCTGTCTCCCCTTCGGCCGATCTTTCCTCGGCCCGTTCGATGACCTCGCACACCTCGGCTACCCCAATATCTTCCGCCGGCCGGGCCAGGATCAGCCCCTCGGGTTCGACCGTGCGGCACACAAAGCCGCCGCGCAGACAGGCTTCCACGACCTCTTCGAGGTCTGCGGCTGACACCCCGAGGGCGGTCGCCAAGTCGGCCAACGGGCAGGGCGGGGCGTGGTCAAAAACGTCAGGGCTGACAGGGCAAGCCGGAGCTGAGTCAGGGTGCCCTGCTGGCGGCGCGCCATCAAGGCAAAGCGCGTATCGGCATGCTGGTGGACATAGGCGACGAGGCCGCCGACCAGAATGATAAACCAGCTCACGTACAGCCACACGAAAAAGACGATGGCAGCGGCAAAACTCCGATAAATGGCAATGCGGTCCGGTGCCTCAGCCACGAAGACGGTAAAGCCGGCGCCGGCAAGCGTCCATAGCAGGCTGGCGGCCGCCCCGCCCAGCAGCGCCGAGCGCAAGCGGACCGGCGTATTGGGCAGAAGCTTGTACACAAAGGTGAAGACACCGAACAGAACCAGCAGGGGTACCAGCCAGGACAGCAGGACCGGCACGCCGGCGAACGCTTCTCCTGNNNNNNNNNNNNNNNNNNNNNNNNNNNNNNNNNNNNNNNNNNNNNNNNNNNNNNNNNNNNNNNNNNNNNNNNNNNNNNNNNNNNNNNNNNNNNNNNNNNNNNNNNNNNNNNNNNNNNNNNNNNNNATATAGTTCAGCGCGTCTTCGATCTTTCCCACCAGGGACAGCACGAAATAGAACAACACGACAAAGCCGAGCACCCCCAGGACACCGATCTGGACATTGTTCACGAACTCCACCACCCAGCCCGTCACCACACGGCTGCCCGTTTCGCCCAGCGGCTCAAGCAGGGAGATCAGGAAGGGGGCAATGTCCTGACTCGCCCCGAAGGCGGTCAGCACCGAAAAGCTGACGGCCAGAAAAGGAACCAGGGACAGCAGGGTGGTATAGACCAGGCTCTTGGCGTGCAGGTCGAGCATGCCGCGCTTGAATTCCTGGGACAAAACGACGCCAAAGCGGGCGCTGCGCACCTTCAGCCCGGCCAGCCCGGCCAAATCGACAGCGTCGGCTGTCCACATCGTCTCTCTGTCCACGGCAAAAATCCGACTCGGCTCAAATGCCATATCCGCACTCCCCTGGCGCGCCTGCTATGGGCCG
This genomic window contains:
- a CDS encoding BamA/TamA family outer membrane protein; this translates as MALTLDALDPAQEWRLGALHFSDNTQLSEAELRAALTTRPRPWYTPWRTHPAFDPIAFGLDLKRLLRLYRSRGYYNTRLDYELTRQDKRAWDRGTGSLLSIRIRIDEGQPIRVGEVDIQLDGQPQDQPTPSSDMPELPVKPGDIFTEDAYRAAEARLTAFFLDRGYGWTEVERTAALILDQRSADLRYRVTPGPPTVFGQTRIEGLDALAPQLLKREFTYLAGQPFSVQSLNATRKNLLDLGLFDSVQLAPVQKRVTSQPVTGRHVSSVSNGRPQVVPLRLRVKEGPPRDFRLGLGYGTEDEFRGQVEWQHRNWLGGGRRLSALLKFSSITRSLGVELVQPHFLTRRSRLIFDLSQGQEDEETFLLNYTRFRSRLEHRFSSSLSGAAGYRLEFARLNNISASTIRGIGGIEREGLLAGPILELAWNTITDRLNPTHGEMVALSFAQTSSPDYQFYTLTTEAKKYYALGWQTVVASRLKIGLADAFGPITKLPISERLYAGGEKSVRGYGRRRLGPLSRSDDPLGGLSLIEGSLELRRPVWKAVSGAVFVDFGQLETRAHAIPIDDVQFAAGFGLGYTTPFGPIQLHLGFPFDPPSDDDPWQVHFSVGQFF
- a CDS encoding YihY/virulence factor BrkB family protein, which encodes MAFEPSRIFAVDRETMWTADAVDLAGLAGLKVRSARFGVVLSQEFKRGMLDLHAKSLVYTTLLSLVPFLAVSFSVLTAFGASQDIAPFLISLLEPLGETGSRVVTGWVVEFVNNVQIGVLGVLGFVVLFYFVLSLVGKIEDALNY
- a CDS encoding YihY/virulence factor BrkB family protein, which gives rise to GEAFAGVPVLLSWLVPLLVLFGVFTFVYKLLPNTPVRLRSALLGGAAASLLWTLAGAGFTVFVAEAPDRIAIYRSFAAAIVFFVWLYVSWFIILVGGLVAYVHQHADTRFALMARRQQGTLTQLRLALSALTFLTTPRPARWPTWRPPSGCQPQTSKRSWKPVCAAALCAARSNPRG